Genomic DNA from Manihot esculenta cultivar AM560-2 chromosome 15, M.esculenta_v8, whole genome shotgun sequence:
ATACACACGAATTCAATTAAAGCATGTAATAATCCATGCATACCCTTTCCGGCTGTCCCCTCTTTTGCCCCTCAATAGATAAAAAAGAAGAGATATATAGCAGTAGAGGGTAGGGGATGCGAGAGCATCAATTGATGTCGGAGTCGTCGAAATCGTCCGCGAAATTGTTGAAGAAATCGGCGTCGGCGAGCTTGTTGTCGACGTTGATGGCACCTTCCTTGAAGACCTCCAGTGGGTCAACGTCGTCGACTTCCATCGCCATTGTTGATCCCTGCTCCTCCGTGTCGAATAAATCCACCTGCGTAAGCCTCATGTCTCTTTTCTGCTTCTGAGATTTTAAGCTCCTTAGAAACTACCATTGTCGAGCAATGGTTTATATATAAAGCCGTTTGCGCAATACTAGGTCGTTTAGTAGAAGAATCAACCgagttttcttttttcatatatGTAATAATTTCTGTTATGTTTTACATCTTTATTTTGATGTTAAAAATTAACTTATCTAagtaatttcaaatttttagtATAAATTTATTACACATACTAATACTTTTGGAATCCCCCaactcttaaaaaaaaaatctataaaattaatcacttttaattaaaatttcaacaaattaaaaaaaatagtgaaaTGCGCTACGTCTCTAAATTTTCAttgttataataaatttaaatatattttatttttaaaaggtgATATAtagagtaaaaaatattttaaatataaatatttatttttcaaaatattttttatgttatttaataattttagtgatgattttttttgtaaatagtggttatacttttaaaagtgtaaataaaataatacataaatCATACAATTCCGAGGCAAAGTTATTAGTTAATAAAAGCTACCTAgtctaatatatttttaatttatatttttaaatgatgaaaaataaaaaaaaatattatttcaaataGAGAAATGATCATACCTAAGATTTTCTAACTA
This window encodes:
- the LOC122722001 gene encoding small acidic protein 1-like, coding for MRLTQVDLFDTEEQGSTMAMEVDDVDPLEVFKEGAINVDNKLADADFFNNFADDFDDSDIN